Below is a window of Defluviimonas sp. SAOS-178_SWC DNA.
TCGGCCCTCCGGGCGTCGGCAAGACCTCGCTCGGCAAGTCGGTCGCCAGGGCGACGGGACGCGAGTTCATCCGCATCTCGCTCGGCGGCGTTCGGGACGAGTCGGAGATCCGCGGCCACCGGCGGACCTATATCGGCTCCATGCCCGGCAAGATCATCCAGGCGCTGAAGAAGGCGAAGACGACGAATCCGCTCATCCTGCTCGATGAAATCGACAAGATGGGCCAGGATTTCCGCGGCGACCCGGCTTCGGCAATGCTCGAGGTGCTCGATCCCGAACAGAACGCGACCTTCATCGATCACTATCTCGAGGTCGAATACGACCTCTCGAACGTGATGTTCCTGACCACGGCGAACAGCTACAACATGCCGTCGCCACTTCTGGACCGGATGGAGATCATCCCGCTGGCCGGCTACACCGAAGACGAGAAGCGCGAGATCGCGAAACAGCATCTCATCCCGAAGCAGGTCAAGAACCACGGGCTGAAGAAGGCCGAGTTCAAGCTGACGGATGCGGCGTTGCAGGAGATGATCCGCACCTATACCCGCGAGGCGGGGGTGCGGAACCTCGAACGCGAGATCTCCAAGCTGACGCGCAAGGCGCTGACCAGGATCGTCCGCAAGGACGTGACCAGCGTCGAGGTGACGCCCGACAATCTCGAGGACTTCCTTGGGGTGAAGCGGTTCCGCTACGGGCTGGCCGAGAAGGAAGACCAGATCGGCGTCGTCACCGGCCTCGCCTGGACCTCCGTCGGCGGCGACCTTCTGTCGATCGAGGCGCTGAAACTGCCCGGCAAGGGGCGGATGAAGACGACCGGCAAGCTCGGCGACGTGATGAAGGAATCGATCGAGGCCGCGTCCTCCTTCGTCCGGGCGATCAGCCCGGAGATCGGGGTGAAGCCCCCGGTCTTCGAGAAGATCGATATTCACGTTCACGTGCCGGAAGGTGCGACGCCCAAGGACGGGCCGAGCGCAGGCGTGGCGATGGTGACCTCCATCGTCTCGGTCCTGACGCAGATCCCGGTCAGGAAGGACATCGCCATGACGGGCGAGGTGACGCTGCGCGGCAACGTGCTGGCCATCGGCGGGTTGAAGGAGAAGCTTCTGGCGGCGCTCAGGGGCGGCATCAAGACGGTGCTGATCCCCGAGGAGAACGCCAAGGACCTGCCGGAAATCCCGGACAATGTGAAGGCGGGGCTGAAGATCATCCCGGTCAGCCATGTTCGGGATGTGCTGAAGCTGGCGCTCGTCAAGATGCCGGAGCCGATCCAGTGGGACGCGGAGGCGGAAGAGGCCGCCGCGAAGGCCGCGCTCGCCGAGAAGGGCGACGGGGCATCGGCGACGGCGCACTGACCGATAGGGCCGTATGACAGGGGCAGGGCGCGGCGAATGTCGCGCCCTCGTTCGTTCGGCCCGCTCGAAGGCACCGGACACCGTGAATGCCGCAATTCCCGGCGGGGACAGGCCGGCGCCCGCCCGAAGTCATGTCGGGTTGCAGGCGGTGCCGCGGGTAATCATGTGCAGGGAAGGGCGGGAGATCACCTTGGGCAAACTGCGCCTCGCCCCCAGCGGACCAGCTGGATTGTCGATGATATATCTGTAGTCTGCGGTGAACTTCCGGACGGGACGGCTCGGCAATGACGGCGAAGAAGGCCAAGACCGCATCGCGCGCAAAGGCGCCGCGTCGCGCAGCGCAGACGCCGGCGCAGCCGACGAAGGCAGCACCGCCCGATCCGGTGTCGGCAGACGCCGAGCCAGCGGTGCAGGCGCAGGTTCTGCGGAAGAAAGACCTTTTCAAGCGGGTGGCGGCCGCCACCGGGGCGAAGGCGGGCGATGTCAGGCTGATCACCGAGGCGGTTCTCGACATCCTCGGCAACGCGCTCTCCGCCGGCGAGGCTCTGGCGCTGCCGCCCTTCGGAAAGGCCCGGGTCAACCGGCAGAAAGACCTCGCAACGGGCGAAGTGCTCATTGTCCGGCTCCGTCGCGGGGGACAGGGCGGCCAAGCCGCGCAGGGCGGGAACGAAGCTCTTGAAGAGGCCGGCGAATAGCGCTAGGTAGCCCGCCGACGGGTGATTAGCTCAGTGGTAGAGCGCTTCGTTCACATCGAAGATGTCGGGGGTTCAAATCCCTCATCACCCACCACGATTTTTCCCTTTAAAATCAAGCACTTACGGGATCGGACGGTCCAGAATGTATGGTAACTACCCCCAATAATGTATGGTAACTCGGGGAGGGTAGGGGACTGGATTCGGTATGGGGCGGGTTTTGGGGGTTTGGGTGGGCCGCGTTAGCGGCTGGGCAAAAAGAAGGGGCGTTCGCGTGAGGTACCACGAACGCCCCAAGTGCGGCGGGCCAGAGTTCCGCCGATTGATACGCGGCCCGGCTAAAGACCCCTCTTTGAAGCCGGACCGCGCTGGGTGGGGGTGGGCCACTCATCCGCGCCCGCACCCAATTCTTTAACCGCGTGGGTTCAGCGTTCCGCCGTACCGGGCAGCATGTGCGATTTGCTCCTGAACCATCGCCCGCAATTGATCCACCACGGCCTTGGCCACCTGCCCGCCGTGTTTCTGGTCTGCGGCGGGGTCCCCGCTGGAGCCCTCAACCGTGACGTTCGCTGTAATCGGTCCCATGTTGATGACGGGCGCGGCATTTCCGTTTGCCGCGTCTCCGCCGTTCATTTCAACCGGGACCTTGCGGCCCTTGCTAAGCGGAATGACCGCTTCATTCGGGTGCAAGATGGAAGGAATGCCGGACGTGTTAGCGGTGCCTTGGGCGAAGTGTGGGGCGTGCGAAAACGCCGCCATAGTTGCGTGAGCTGACGACATTGCCGGGCGATCACTGAAACCGCCTTCCGAATGGGCCGGGAAGAGGAAATTCAGGATACCACCTCCGACACCAGAACCGGAGCCATCAAACCCAAAGAGTTGGAGGAACGCCTTGGTCGTTTGATCGGCTAGGACGGATGCTAGTGCGCTGACCATCGAATCCGCGAACGACTTCGCGCCAAACTCGCCCGTTTTGAATAGCTCTTCGAAGCTGTTTTTGAGCCCGTCAATCGCCGTGCTTTTGATCGTGTTTGCCGCTTCCTGATACGTGGGCACGGACTCTAGAAACGCCTTCACAGGATCGTTTGCCGCTGCCGCTTCCCGGTTCGCGCGCGTCTGGGCGTCGATTTGGCGGAGTATCGCCATAGTCGCGGCGTCTACCTGCCCGCCCATCAGGACCGCCGCTTCGCCGTACAGTTTCGAGGCCTCGGCAGATTGGAACGTTGAGTCCGCGATTGCCTTGTGTGCCAGCTCCTGAGCCCGGAGATTCTGCAACGTGTCCTTCAAGGACTCGTTGTATTTTTGGAGGTCAGATTGACGGCCTTTGCCGCCCCCGGATCGGTCCGACTTCATCGAGTCCGAAAGCTTCTTTTGAAGCGCCGCGCCTTCTTTGGCCAATTCGTTCAACCGGGCGATATCGCCCGCGCGCTTTGCCACCTCGTCAAGGTTGAGGTTGCCCGACTTCGCCCCGGCTGCGATGAAGTCATCAAGTTGAACCTGACGATCCGCAGCCGCAGCGGCATAGCCCCCGCCGATCTGGAGTCGTAGGGATGCGTTCGCGCGCTCCATGTCTGAAATCTGTTGCCCGATAGAGCGCTGCAAAGCCCCGAAAGCCGAAGGCATGTTCGCGACCGTGGCCAGCAAGCGCGCGGCTTCATCTGCCCCGGTCCCGATCTCGATTGCGAGGGCATTTGCCGCCTTGCTTGACCGGTCCGTGGCGGTGGACGTGTCGTCTTGGCTTCGCGCTAGCCGAATGCTCGCGTCTTCCGCTTCAATGATCTGGGCGAGCATATCCTTGGCGGAGTCGGAGCCATTGTCGAAGCCCCCCGAAACCTCTTCAAAGCGTTGGCGGAGGCGGGTCAAGGCGGCGCTCTGGTCTTCAAACGTCGTCGCGTTCTTAACCTGAGTCATTAGGTCTTCGATCTGGCGGACGGCGTCGTATGTGCCCCCCGTGATCTCTTTCAGCCCGTCGCTTGCGGTTGTAAGCCACCCGTCAGGAATCGAGTCCTGTATGCTCTGGACCATGTCCCGGTTTGTGCCCATGGCCCGGAATTTCTCGACCCGCACAAGCCGGTCTAGATGCTTATCCAATTCGGCGTTCAACCGCCCGTAACCGTCCACCATGTCACCGATACCATTCCGGGCATTGGTGGAAGCGGAGCGAAGCGCCGAAATATGGTTGTTCGCATCGCCTAGCGCGTCGGCAAACGATTTGACTTCATCGTCTGCCCCGGTGAGGGCCTGAAACAGGGCCGCGCCAAGGGCGATCACGCCAATGGTCACCAGCGAAACTGGATTGATCATGCTCATGAAGCCCGCGCTAAGCGTGCGGAGAATTGCCGCGCGCGTCCCGAGACCGTTGAGCATCTGACTGACCTGCGTGCCCTGTTGAAGGGCCAATTGGAGCGGGTTTTGCCCCGCTGCCATCATTACAGCGATATCGTTAAATTGGCTGGCCATGTATGCCGTTTGAAAGCCGGAAACGCGGGCATTTGCGCCCATGCCCTGCATAGCTTTTCCCGTCGAGACGGCGGCAAGCTGAGTGCGTTTCACCTCGTCTGCAAGGTCTTTGAAGTCGGCCCGGGCCGAGCGGATGTCGGTCGTGTTCGTGGCGGTTGCCAATCGTCCCTGAAGGCGTGTTAGGGCCCCTTCAAGCTCTGCTAGACCGCTATTGTCGCCGATCATGGCCATGGACGCGGACAGGCGCGAAACGTCATTCTGCGACGTCCTGAGGGCCGTTTGAGATGCGATCTGCAAGCGCTTGAACATATCCGCCGCGTGTTGCTGCGAACGGGATAGCCCATCGGTGGCGTTGGTGGTCGCCTTAATTCCCGTGAGGTCGGGCTTGGGGGACTTGGACAGGGCGGTAAATGCACCAGCGGAGTCGCGTTCAAGGTCTTTTACGGCGCGCTTGATCGCGGCAATCGCGGACGTGAATTCTTTCGAGCCCTGCCGCGCGGCAGAGGCATCGATTTTTAGTCGAATATCGTGAATTTCGGACATGGTAACAGACGAAGATTGCGCGGTCGGTCGCGCGGAGTGGGTCAAAATGTCGGGTAGGGCCAGCGGGGGAAAGGCGCGGGCGGTGGGGGAAAAGGGACAAAAACCTCCGCCCGCGCCTATCTTCGGCTGGTAAGCCCACATTACCACGACACGGGCCGGGCGCAAAATTTCTCCGTCAAAATGGGTCACGTTCGGTGTGTAACTTTTTTTCCAGATTCTGCCGGAAAAATGTGGGCGGATACTGTTGGAATGGGTGGGGGTGGGTCTGCCCGGGCGGGTCCCCGGGTGCATTTTTTGGCCACTAGAACCGGCGGTTGCTCCGGTATTTCGACGCAGTGACTGAGCGCCTTTCAGGTCCCCGGGGTATATACCGTCATGGAGCCCCCCGAGGCCCTTTTTACGGCGTCTGAGGCCCCTAACGGGGCACGCCCTACCCATCCGCAACACCCTTTCAGCGCCCATCTGACGCAGTCTGACGCCACACCAGAAAGACGCTGAATCCGTCCCCGCTAC
It encodes the following:
- a CDS encoding HU family DNA-binding protein, giving the protein MTAKKAKTASRAKAPRRAAQTPAQPTKAAPPDPVSADAEPAVQAQVLRKKDLFKRVAAATGAKAGDVRLITEAVLDILGNALSAGEALALPPFGKARVNRQKDLATGEVLIVRLRRGGQGGQAAQGGNEALEEAGE
- the lon gene encoding endopeptidase La; the encoded protein is MNERLSPSFPVLPLRDIVVFPHMIVPLFVGRERSVRALEEVMREDKQILLSSQIDPTQDDPSTDGIYKAGVLANVLQLLKLPDGTVKVLVEGKSRVRIVEFIENDAYFEAECEPLTEMPGDPATVEALLRSVAEEFERYAKIKKNVPEEALSAVAESREPAKLADLVSGHLGIEVNQKQELLETLDVAERLEKVYGLMQGEMSVLQVEKKIKSRVKTQMERTQREYYLNEQMKAIQKELGDGEDGQNEVNELAEKIARTRFSKEARDKAEAELKKLKSMSPMSAEATVVRNYLDWLLSLPWGVKSRVKKDLRKAQEVLDNDHYGLEKVKERIVEYLAVQQRSQKMKGPILCLVGPPGVGKTSLGKSVARATGREFIRISLGGVRDESEIRGHRRTYIGSMPGKIIQALKKAKTTNPLILLDEIDKMGQDFRGDPASAMLEVLDPEQNATFIDHYLEVEYDLSNVMFLTTANSYNMPSPLLDRMEIIPLAGYTEDEKREIAKQHLIPKQVKNHGLKKAEFKLTDAALQEMIRTYTREAGVRNLEREISKLTRKALTRIVRKDVTSVEVTPDNLEDFLGVKRFRYGLAEKEDQIGVVTGLAWTSVGGDLLSIEALKLPGKGRMKTTGKLGDVMKESIEAASSFVRAISPEIGVKPPVFEKIDIHVHVPEGATPKDGPSAGVAMVTSIVSVLTQIPVRKDIAMTGEVTLRGNVLAIGGLKEKLLAALRGGIKTVLIPEENAKDLPEIPDNVKAGLKIIPVSHVRDVLKLALVKMPEPIQWDAEAEEAAAKAALAEKGDGASATAH
- a CDS encoding phage tail length tape measure family protein; translated protein: MTHFDGEILRPARVVVMWAYQPKIGAGGGFCPFSPTARAFPPLALPDILTHSARPTAQSSSVTMSEIHDIRLKIDASAARQGSKEFTSAIAAIKRAVKDLERDSAGAFTALSKSPKPDLTGIKATTNATDGLSRSQQHAADMFKRLQIASQTALRTSQNDVSRLSASMAMIGDNSGLAELEGALTRLQGRLATATNTTDIRSARADFKDLADEVKRTQLAAVSTGKAMQGMGANARVSGFQTAYMASQFNDIAVMMAAGQNPLQLALQQGTQVSQMLNGLGTRAAILRTLSAGFMSMINPVSLVTIGVIALGAALFQALTGADDEVKSFADALGDANNHISALRSASTNARNGIGDMVDGYGRLNAELDKHLDRLVRVEKFRAMGTNRDMVQSIQDSIPDGWLTTASDGLKEITGGTYDAVRQIEDLMTQVKNATTFEDQSAALTRLRQRFEEVSGGFDNGSDSAKDMLAQIIEAEDASIRLARSQDDTSTATDRSSKAANALAIEIGTGADEAARLLATVANMPSAFGALQRSIGQQISDMERANASLRLQIGGGYAAAAADRQVQLDDFIAAGAKSGNLNLDEVAKRAGDIARLNELAKEGAALQKKLSDSMKSDRSGGGKGRQSDLQKYNESLKDTLQNLRAQELAHKAIADSTFQSAEASKLYGEAAVLMGGQVDAATMAILRQIDAQTRANREAAAANDPVKAFLESVPTYQEAANTIKSTAIDGLKNSFEELFKTGEFGAKSFADSMVSALASVLADQTTKAFLQLFGFDGSGSGVGGGILNFLFPAHSEGGFSDRPAMSSAHATMAAFSHAPHFAQGTANTSGIPSILHPNEAVIPLSKGRKVPVEMNGGDAANGNAAPVINMGPITANVTVEGSSGDPAADQKHGGQVAKAVVDQLRAMVQEQIAHAARYGGTLNPRG